From Cellvibrio zantedeschiae, the proteins below share one genomic window:
- a CDS encoding Bax inhibitor-1/YccA family protein encodes MQNVTSIQSQTLSQTDVSKVLRNTYMLLGLTLAFSALTAGISMAAGLSHTIGLVMSLVALGLVWFVLPKTANSSTGLLVVFAFTGLIGGSLGPILNHYLKMAHGGTIIMQALGGTAAVFVGLSAYVLTTRKNFQFLGGFIAAGFMLIIAASLFVVIASLFGYQFSATSLAISAGVVLLMSALILYQTSEIIHGGETNYILATTTLFMSIINLFTSLLHLLGATNDE; translated from the coding sequence ATGCAAAATGTAACAAGTATCCAGTCCCAAACACTAAGCCAAACTGATGTCAGTAAGGTGTTACGTAATACTTACATGCTGCTAGGTTTGACCTTGGCATTTAGCGCCCTAACCGCTGGCATTTCCATGGCAGCAGGTTTGAGCCACACCATTGGCCTGGTAATGAGCCTTGTTGCCCTTGGTCTGGTTTGGTTCGTATTACCTAAAACGGCTAATTCATCTACCGGCCTGCTAGTAGTTTTCGCGTTTACCGGATTAATCGGTGGCAGCTTGGGTCCAATACTTAATCATTATCTGAAAATGGCTCATGGCGGCACCATCATCATGCAAGCCTTGGGCGGTACTGCGGCTGTGTTTGTTGGCCTGTCTGCTTATGTGTTAACCACTCGTAAAAACTTTCAATTCCTGGGCGGGTTTATTGCTGCAGGATTTATGCTGATAATTGCCGCCTCTTTGTTTGTCGTTATAGCATCTCTTTTCGGCTACCAATTCTCTGCTACCAGCCTGGCTATTTCTGCCGGTGTAGTTCTACTCATGTCTGCATTGATCCTCTACCAAACCAGCGAAATTATTCATGGCGGCGAAACCAATTATATTTTGGCGACTACAACCTTGTTTATGTCGATCATTAATTTGTTCACCAGCCTTCTCCACCTGTTAGGCGCCACTAACGACGAATAA
- a CDS encoding class I SAM-dependent methyltransferase gives MALPELEQFFADIKKAFDEKSLQRFVLSKYQGSEADLSRISVRPVQIKDEYLLSFLYEYRTNHLTKNLNIVDAISFLELSLGNDFKNVHLLTDSWEIQLSFSKKGKVLINKHRNKNTPVSKLSDQTQQKSLSHNNEKHRFVEQSRPYLRELGITDAQGQIIPAMSRKWKQINKFIEVLSAAITHTGLAQREKVHIADFGSGKAYLTFAVHDYLSAQLGINTQVTGVELRQALVDLCNQTADKLCLTGIQFEQGDVKHFAAQGINVMIALHACDTATDYAIHMGIRTGAEIIMCSPCCHKQIRPQLKSPALLAPVLQHGIHLGQEAEMITDGLRALLLEAHGYDTQVFEFISLEHTSKNKMILAQKRKRSRDNREILNQIAAIKGFYGIQEHCLEKLLSESGSST, from the coding sequence ATGGCATTGCCAGAGCTTGAACAATTTTTCGCGGATATTAAAAAAGCATTTGATGAAAAATCTCTGCAACGTTTCGTGCTGTCTAAATACCAGGGCAGCGAAGCGGATCTTTCGCGTATTTCTGTTCGTCCGGTGCAAATTAAAGATGAATACCTGCTTTCTTTTTTATACGAATACCGCACCAATCACCTTACCAAAAATTTAAACATAGTCGATGCGATCAGCTTTTTGGAATTATCTTTAGGCAATGATTTTAAAAACGTGCATTTACTAACTGATTCGTGGGAAATCCAACTAAGCTTTAGCAAAAAAGGCAAAGTACTTATTAATAAACATAGGAATAAAAATACTCCTGTAAGTAAACTCTCTGACCAAACGCAACAGAAATCTCTGTCGCACAATAATGAAAAACATAGATTTGTGGAGCAAAGCCGTCCCTATTTACGTGAACTCGGCATTACTGATGCCCAAGGCCAAATTATTCCTGCCATGTCGCGTAAGTGGAAACAAATTAATAAATTTATTGAAGTGCTTTCCGCTGCGATTACCCATACAGGTTTAGCTCAACGTGAAAAAGTACATATTGCTGATTTTGGTTCTGGTAAAGCCTACTTAACCTTTGCGGTACATGATTATTTAAGCGCACAACTTGGTATTAATACTCAAGTTACTGGCGTGGAACTTCGTCAGGCGCTCGTAGATTTATGTAATCAAACGGCTGATAAACTCTGTTTGACGGGAATCCAGTTTGAGCAAGGCGATGTCAAACATTTTGCCGCACAGGGCATTAATGTGATGATTGCTTTACATGCTTGTGATACGGCAACCGACTATGCAATTCACATGGGTATTCGCACAGGTGCAGAAATAATTATGTGTTCGCCTTGTTGCCACAAACAAATTCGTCCGCAACTTAAAAGCCCGGCCCTGCTCGCCCCGGTTTTGCAACACGGGATTCATTTAGGACAGGAAGCTGAAATGATCACTGATGGCTTGCGCGCCTTGTTATTGGAGGCGCATGGCTACGACACCCAGGTTTTCGAATTTATTTCCCTTGAACACACCAGCAAAAACAAAATGATCCTCGCCCAAAAACGGAAGCGGTCTAGAGATAATCGCGAGATTTTGAACCAAATTGCTGCGATTAAAGGCTTTTATGGAATTCAGGAGCATTGCCTGGAGAAACTGTTGAGTGAAAGCGGTAGCTCGACGTAA
- the murI gene encoding glutamate racemase — protein MSLSPTNPSPRILVFDSGVGGLSIVHEIQQKLPFVPLIYVSDNAFFPYGTKGEAELISRVDAVFHKLTETYAVDIIVVACNTASTLTLPHIRSHFSQPIVGVVPAIKPAAAQSKSQVIGLLATPATVARPYTHNLIREHAPNADVISVGSSELVQLAEKKLRGEKISSQQIRPILQPFFDHPRGDEMDALVLACTHFPLLRDELRIQFPAHVQLIDSGEAIARRVVSLLGDRKFAEQAPEHLAVFTKASPAVTALQPQLAQFGIHNLDILEV, from the coding sequence ATGTCTTTATCGCCAACAAACCCAAGTCCGCGCATACTGGTTTTTGATTCCGGTGTTGGTGGTTTGAGCATAGTTCACGAAATCCAACAAAAATTGCCTTTTGTGCCATTGATCTACGTATCTGACAACGCCTTTTTTCCTTACGGGACCAAAGGCGAGGCTGAATTAATTAGCCGCGTGGATGCGGTTTTTCATAAGCTTACCGAAACCTATGCCGTAGATATCATCGTTGTGGCTTGCAATACTGCCAGTACGCTTACCTTGCCTCATATACGCAGCCATTTTTCGCAACCGATTGTGGGTGTTGTACCAGCAATTAAACCTGCGGCCGCACAAAGTAAATCCCAAGTGATTGGCTTGCTCGCCACGCCGGCCACTGTGGCACGCCCTTACACCCATAATTTGATTCGTGAGCATGCCCCTAACGCAGACGTTATTTCTGTGGGTTCCAGTGAGCTAGTTCAACTAGCCGAAAAAAAATTGCGCGGGGAGAAAATTAGTTCGCAGCAAATACGCCCGATTTTGCAGCCCTTCTTTGATCATCCGCGCGGTGACGAGATGGATGCATTGGTACTCGCTTGCACCCACTTTCCTTTGCTCCGCGATGAGTTACGCATCCAATTTCCTGCGCATGTGCAACTCATTGATTCAGGCGAAGCCATAGCGCGCAGAGTAGTATCTTTATTAGGCGATAGAAAATTTGCAGAACAAGCACCAGAACACCTTGCGGTTTTTACCAAAGCTTCACCTGCCGTAACTGCACTTCAACCGCAGCTTGCTCAATTTGGAATTCATAATCTAGATATTCTTGAGGTTTAG
- the rmuC gene encoding DNA recombination protein RmuC has translation MNSAFIILAVVLIALLIGFFFASLVLGRSNRKALDAALLLRENELKTIQVQELHQAALREASLQQELGQARAQAQDAKQELLQLKTAHQQLQDQTNLSLQALAAAKQQLQQLADTQLALQQKDAALMSATAELTELNTRLEQERKSFTEQLAILQNAKVELAKEFENIANKIFDNKQQQFSQSSKSLLETTLDPFKLQLNDFRKKVEDVYEKENADRNRLSGQVLELQKQAQKIGEDAVNLAQALKGNNKTQGSWGEVILERLLEESGLQKGREYDTQMSFTSDEGSRRMPDVIIHLPEQKDIIIDSKVSLIDYEKFCTTEDDQERKYHLNAHVNSLRGHIKGLNIKDYEKLEGVKSLDFVFIFIPIEAAFMLALQHEPNLYREAYDKHIILVSPTTLLATLRTVENIWRYEKQNKNAERIAKEAGALHDQFVLLLDAMDNIQNYLSKSQEAYNTARNRLQSGRGNLVKRVDDLRRLGAKTKKRIDGNLVDPDDEMDGNTLLLEADDSEVANTDSNE, from the coding sequence GTGAACAGTGCATTTATTATTCTTGCCGTGGTGTTAATTGCGCTTTTAATTGGCTTTTTTTTCGCCAGTTTGGTGTTGGGCAGGAGCAATCGCAAAGCATTGGATGCGGCGCTCTTGTTGCGGGAAAACGAGCTCAAAACAATTCAGGTGCAAGAGCTGCATCAGGCAGCTTTGCGTGAAGCCAGTTTGCAACAAGAGTTGGGGCAGGCGAGAGCCCAAGCGCAAGATGCCAAGCAAGAACTGCTGCAGCTTAAAACTGCGCATCAACAATTACAAGATCAAACAAACCTTAGCTTGCAAGCTTTGGCAGCGGCTAAGCAGCAACTTCAGCAGCTTGCCGATACGCAATTAGCCTTACAGCAAAAAGACGCTGCCTTAATGAGTGCCACAGCGGAGCTTACGGAACTAAATACACGTCTTGAGCAGGAGCGTAAAAGCTTCACAGAGCAGCTTGCAATCTTGCAAAACGCAAAAGTCGAATTGGCGAAAGAGTTTGAAAATATTGCCAATAAAATCTTTGATAATAAGCAGCAGCAATTTTCACAATCCAGCAAAAGCTTATTGGAGACAACGCTTGATCCGTTCAAATTGCAGCTTAATGATTTCCGCAAAAAAGTAGAGGACGTTTACGAAAAAGAAAATGCTGATCGCAATCGCTTATCCGGGCAGGTGTTAGAACTACAAAAACAAGCGCAAAAAATTGGTGAAGATGCCGTTAATCTGGCGCAAGCCTTAAAAGGCAATAACAAAACCCAGGGTAGTTGGGGTGAAGTCATTCTAGAGCGCTTGCTGGAAGAATCCGGTTTGCAAAAAGGTCGCGAATACGACACGCAGATGAGTTTCACCAGCGATGAAGGCTCGCGCCGCATGCCGGACGTGATCATTCATTTACCAGAACAAAAAGACATCATTATTGATTCCAAAGTATCTTTAATCGACTACGAAAAATTTTGCACCACAGAAGATGATCAGGAACGTAAATATCACTTAAATGCTCATGTGAATTCGCTGCGCGGGCACATTAAAGGTTTGAATATAAAAGACTACGAAAAGCTTGAAGGTGTTAAATCTCTGGATTTCGTATTTATTTTCATTCCTATTGAAGCTGCATTTATGCTGGCTCTCCAGCACGAACCCAATCTTTACCGTGAAGCCTACGACAAGCATATTATTTTGGTCAGCCCGACCACATTGCTTGCTACTTTACGCACGGTGGAAAATATCTGGCGTTACGAAAAACAAAACAAAAATGCAGAGCGTATCGCTAAAGAAGCAGGCGCCTTACATGATCAGTTCGTGTTGCTTTTGGATGCTATGGATAATATTCAAAACTATTTAAGCAAGTCGCAGGAGGCTTACAACACAGCGCGCAATCGTCTGCAAAGTGGTCGAGGAAATCTTGTGAAGCGCGTGGATGATTTGCGTCGCTTGGGTGCCAAAACCAAAAAACGCATTGATGGCAATCTGGTTGATCCAGATGATGAAATGGATGGAAATACTTTGCTGCTCGAAGCTGATGATAGTGAGGTTGCAAACACGGACTCCAATGAATGA
- a CDS encoding GNAT family N-acetyltransferase, with protein MSFNIRPMLSSDLRTVEAIQAEAYAGHFLESAHIIAQRFDSSPTTSWVAERDGQVCAYLVAYWSKVGKISPLNAPFAPIEEMQCLYLHDLALLKIAQGFGLARLLINAATDHASNQSAYAIALLSVQSSKAFWQGLGFSEFAHLEESQQENLNTYLTGNNAAFYMLKHL; from the coding sequence ATGAGTTTTAACATCCGGCCAATGCTATCGAGCGATTTACGCACTGTAGAAGCGATTCAGGCAGAAGCTTACGCTGGTCATTTTTTAGAATCAGCGCATATTATTGCCCAACGATTTGATTCAAGCCCAACGACATCATGGGTAGCAGAGCGGGACGGGCAAGTGTGCGCTTATTTAGTGGCTTATTGGTCGAAGGTAGGAAAAATCAGCCCGCTCAATGCGCCATTCGCACCAATTGAAGAAATGCAGTGTTTATATTTACATGATCTGGCTTTATTAAAAATAGCGCAGGGGTTTGGATTGGCAAGGCTTTTAATTAATGCTGCGACTGATCACGCTTCAAATCAGTCTGCGTATGCAATCGCACTTCTATCTGTACAGAGCTCAAAGGCGTTTTGGCAGGGCTTGGGCTTCTCCGAATTTGCTCATTTGGAAGAATCCCAGCAGGAAAATTTGAATACTTATTTGACTGGAAATAATGCAGCATTTTATATGCTTAAGCATTTGTAA
- the trmA gene encoding tRNA (uridine(54)-C5)-methyltransferase TrmA, producing the protein MNSRQYTQVEYQAQLAEKIAIFKHDFAEFSFPEPVIFESAEKHFRMRAEFRIWHKGPVSTYCMFTDDEFKRAYDISEFPIGSALMNRLMTELMTEINANEILRTKLFQIDFLTTLSGQALISLIYHRKLDDEWISAARDIQTKLNIFIIGRSKGQKIVVEQDFVIEQLNVCGKQFRYQQIESGFTQPNAGVCEKMLTWAVEKSRNWGGDLIELYCGNGNFTLPLSQNFNRVLATELAKPSVKSALYNMELNQVNNVSIARLSSEDFSQAMDKVRSFNRLEGIDLDSYTFSSIFVDPPRSGMDPHTTSITQRYDNIMYISCNPATLRENLKTIVQTHDITNVALFDQFPYTHHLEVGVTLRKRAK; encoded by the coding sequence ATGAACTCACGACAGTACACACAAGTAGAATATCAAGCGCAACTCGCAGAAAAAATCGCTATCTTCAAACACGACTTTGCCGAATTTTCGTTTCCCGAGCCAGTAATTTTTGAATCAGCTGAAAAGCATTTCCGTATGCGTGCTGAATTTCGTATTTGGCATAAAGGTCCTGTTTCTACCTACTGCATGTTTACAGATGATGAGTTCAAACGAGCCTATGACATTAGTGAGTTTCCCATAGGTTCAGCATTAATGAACCGACTGATGACGGAACTGATGACAGAAATTAATGCTAATGAAATCCTCCGCACAAAACTTTTTCAAATCGATTTCTTAACCACGCTGAGTGGCCAAGCGTTAATTTCTCTCATTTATCACCGCAAGCTTGACGATGAATGGATTTCCGCTGCGCGTGACATTCAAACCAAATTAAATATTTTTATTATTGGCCGCAGTAAAGGTCAAAAGATTGTTGTTGAACAAGATTTTGTTATAGAACAATTAAACGTTTGTGGAAAACAATTTCGTTATCAACAAATAGAATCAGGCTTTACACAGCCCAATGCAGGCGTGTGTGAAAAAATGCTGACCTGGGCTGTTGAAAAAAGCCGGAACTGGGGTGGAGACCTCATTGAGCTTTATTGCGGGAATGGAAATTTTACCCTGCCTCTATCGCAAAACTTTAACCGCGTTTTGGCTACGGAATTAGCCAAACCATCGGTTAAATCAGCGCTTTATAATATGGAGTTGAATCAAGTTAATAATGTTTCAATTGCACGCTTATCTAGTGAGGACTTTTCGCAAGCAATGGATAAGGTGCGAAGCTTTAATCGTCTTGAAGGGATTGATTTAGACAGCTACACATTCTCCAGTATTTTTGTAGATCCACCGCGCTCAGGAATGGACCCACATACAACATCAATTACCCAGCGTTACGATAATATTATGTATATTTCATGCAACCCGGCGACGCTACGCGAAAATCTGAAAACTATCGTGCAAACCCATGACATCACAAATGTCGCTTTATTTGATCAGTTCCCCTACACACACCATTTGGAAGTTGGGGTTACCCTAAGGAAGCGAGCTAAGTAA
- a CDS encoding two-component system sensor histidine kinase NtrB, protein MTYTPARLKARASKAVLMAACTCAINPCFAAGREVETSLSLLIIIAGLLVIQTILIAGLQRSRIKNKAAKNLLKLHQKELEQKIQDRTQSLYQKNTELENAIQSHKIIATQLQDTKRHLQTMINSVPDILVGVAADGRVTYWNIAAFEKTGLSFDKALGTHITTALPHLPISEDQLEEIIKHQQPFINRQLQQIENDEPRFYDLRIYPLISGQVSSGQTSGAVIQLKDVTQRVQLENMMIQNEKMSSLGELAAGIAHEINNPLGIILHNVQNIIRRTSPELDSNKEIAHKHQLDFSNFNHYLSEREIPQFLENIREAGERAGRIVTNMLEFSHSNHNEKSWVDIPKLIEQAIEFNRNAGFAEQTKMADIKVVSQFSADFPSVFASAAELQQVFLNLLRNAYQALSSDDYKHPEELRVEISGYVKKSDVVIEISDNGPGIKDNIKDHIFEPFFTTKEVGKGTGLGLSVSYFIITEHHKGKISVSSHYGKGAVFKIRLPMAGERQFSLNI, encoded by the coding sequence ATGACTTACACGCCAGCAAGACTAAAAGCGCGCGCATCCAAAGCTGTATTAATGGCCGCTTGCACCTGTGCAATCAACCCATGTTTTGCAGCAGGAAGAGAGGTGGAGACAAGTCTCAGTTTGCTAATCATCATTGCGGGTTTATTAGTTATTCAAACCATACTTATTGCGGGTTTACAGCGCAGTAGGATTAAAAATAAAGCCGCAAAAAATTTATTAAAGTTACACCAAAAAGAACTGGAACAAAAAATCCAGGATCGCACGCAAAGTTTGTATCAGAAAAACACCGAACTGGAAAATGCCATCCAGAGCCACAAAATAATTGCCACCCAGCTGCAAGACACCAAACGTCATTTGCAAACCATGATTAATTCGGTACCCGATATTCTAGTAGGGGTTGCCGCCGATGGCAGAGTGACTTATTGGAACATTGCAGCTTTCGAAAAAACCGGGTTGTCTTTTGATAAAGCTCTAGGCACGCACATCACCACCGCCCTGCCTCACTTGCCAATTTCAGAAGATCAGCTGGAAGAAATCATCAAGCATCAACAACCATTTATTAATCGCCAGCTCCAGCAAATAGAAAATGATGAGCCGCGCTTTTATGATTTAAGAATCTACCCTTTAATTAGCGGCCAGGTTTCCAGCGGTCAGACCTCGGGTGCGGTTATTCAATTAAAAGATGTGACCCAGCGCGTCCAACTCGAAAATATGATGATTCAAAACGAGAAAATGTCTTCCCTGGGAGAATTAGCTGCAGGCATTGCCCATGAAATTAATAATCCTTTGGGAATTATTCTGCACAATGTACAAAATATCATTCGCCGGACTTCGCCAGAACTGGATTCCAATAAAGAAATCGCCCACAAACACCAATTGGATTTTTCAAACTTTAATCACTATTTAAGTGAGCGCGAAATCCCCCAATTTCTGGAAAATATTAGAGAAGCTGGCGAACGCGCCGGGCGAATTGTTACCAATATGTTGGAGTTCTCACACAGTAACCATAATGAAAAGAGCTGGGTAGATATTCCAAAGCTGATCGAACAGGCTATTGAATTTAATCGTAACGCTGGTTTTGCAGAGCAAACCAAAATGGCAGATATTAAGGTGGTCAGCCAATTCAGTGCTGATTTCCCCAGTGTCTTCGCATCTGCGGCTGAACTGCAGCAAGTATTCCTGAACTTATTGCGCAACGCCTACCAGGCATTAAGCTCGGATGACTACAAACATCCTGAAGAGCTACGCGTAGAAATTTCTGGCTACGTAAAAAAATCAGATGTTGTCATTGAGATTTCTGACAATGGCCCGGGAATAAAGGACAACATTAAAGACCATATTTTTGAACCTTTTTTCACCACCAAAGAAGTCGGTAAAGGTACAGGGCTCGGTCTTTCAGTATCTTATTTTATTATTACCGAACATCACAAAGGTAAAATTAGCGTCAGCTCCCATTATGGCAAAGGTGCTGTTTTCAAAATTCGATTACCCATGGCTGGCGAACGCCAATTTTCATTAAATATATAA
- a CDS encoding 1-aminocyclopropane-1-carboxylate deaminase/D-cysteine desulfhydrase, giving the protein MISEDEFLTRIEKVPLQRLNWALATQRSVEIWVRRDDLIDTHLSGNKFYKLYYNLRAAKAAGYKQLLSFGGAYSNHIYALAAAAKAYGFQAVGVIRGERPKYLSPTLQDAEAWGMKLHFVSRTDYRERSSPELRQKLTDIYGDFFEIPEGGANAYGVQGTKALGVAIHRQVKSDYTSVCLASGTANTLAGVAAGLQRAGDLAQKVIGFSVLKDAGDRGFQSLGAQVINYQKAINESTSNWCLINGFHGGGYGKKLPTNMRQFMTGFECETELQLDPVYTAKMCWGVAQLLAKDYWQSGSRLVLIHTGGLQGRRGFDL; this is encoded by the coding sequence TTGATATCTGAAGATGAGTTTTTAACCAGAATAGAAAAGGTGCCTTTACAGCGTTTGAATTGGGCGTTGGCAACGCAAAGAAGTGTTGAAATATGGGTAAGACGAGATGATCTTATCGATACTCACTTAAGCGGCAACAAGTTTTACAAGCTTTATTATAACTTGCGAGCAGCTAAAGCAGCTGGGTATAAGCAGCTATTGAGTTTCGGTGGCGCTTACTCAAATCATATATATGCTTTGGCCGCAGCTGCAAAAGCTTACGGTTTTCAGGCGGTGGGAGTTATTCGCGGAGAGCGACCCAAATACTTAAGCCCTACTTTGCAGGATGCAGAAGCTTGGGGGATGAAATTACATTTTGTTTCGCGCACTGATTATCGTGAGCGAAGTTCGCCAGAGCTGCGACAAAAACTGACGGATATTTACGGTGATTTCTTCGAAATCCCTGAAGGTGGTGCGAATGCTTATGGCGTTCAGGGCACCAAAGCGCTGGGCGTGGCGATACACCGACAAGTTAAATCTGACTATACTTCGGTGTGCTTGGCCAGCGGTACAGCAAATACTCTGGCGGGCGTTGCAGCAGGACTGCAGCGAGCTGGGGATTTGGCGCAAAAGGTTATAGGTTTTTCGGTGCTTAAAGACGCAGGAGATCGTGGCTTCCAAAGCTTGGGTGCGCAGGTCATTAATTATCAAAAAGCAATTAATGAATCCACCTCCAATTGGTGTTTGATCAATGGATTTCATGGTGGTGGATATGGAAAGAAACTCCCCACTAATATGCGCCAGTTTATGACAGGCTTTGAGTGTGAAACTGAATTGCAACTTGATCCGGTGTACACAGCAAAAATGTGTTGGGGCGTTGCGCAATTATTGGCTAAAGATTATTGGCAAAGCGGTAGTCGGTTGGTGTTGATTCATACCGGCGGGCTACAAGGTAGACGTGGTTTTGATTTATAA
- a CDS encoding cyclic nucleotide-binding domain-containing protein, producing the protein MQPQKNMMPMRVEFDLSLTRTLVPLKDMSEAHLLELLSNSDSDVICAGQTIFTRGSYDAHHVYLLHGNVSLVDENNVTTLIKGRSTLLPIAHHQPRLVTAVAESDCSILRLDSDRLDKLLAWSQVADYLQLNISRQRDLDEDIDWMMTVLKSNLFFKVPPINVEEIFSRLTPQVVYAGDVVIRQGELGDKCYFIKEGEAEVWRHNESGRQHLASIGVGRCFGEDALVNEAARNASVIMATDGVLMSLNKQDFFRLLKEPQVASVTLESYEERISAGAVAVDVRSEEEYSELHLNSAVNVPLNLLGIKSRMLDKNRPYIFYCNTGRRSRAAAHLLTQQGFQAFALDDCVNLFAQSRWQTLLDDSADFLLRDGIAQKGV; encoded by the coding sequence ATGCAACCGCAAAAAAATATGATGCCCATGCGTGTTGAGTTTGATTTATCCTTAACTCGCACTCTGGTTCCGCTCAAAGACATGAGCGAGGCCCATCTATTGGAATTATTGAGTAATTCGGATTCAGATGTTATTTGCGCAGGGCAAACTATTTTTACTCGCGGTAGTTATGACGCCCACCATGTTTATCTTCTGCATGGCAACGTGAGTTTGGTTGATGAAAATAATGTAACCACGCTTATCAAAGGCCGTTCAACTTTGCTGCCAATTGCTCATCACCAACCGCGCTTGGTAACGGCCGTGGCAGAATCTGATTGCAGCATTCTACGGTTGGATAGTGATCGTTTGGACAAGCTTTTGGCCTGGAGTCAGGTTGCAGATTATTTGCAGCTCAACATTTCTCGCCAACGTGATTTGGATGAAGATATTGATTGGATGATGACTGTATTGAAATCCAACTTATTCTTTAAAGTTCCGCCGATTAATGTAGAAGAAATTTTCTCGCGGTTAACGCCACAAGTTGTTTATGCGGGCGACGTTGTTATTCGCCAGGGCGAGCTCGGTGACAAATGTTATTTTATTAAGGAAGGTGAAGCTGAGGTTTGGCGGCACAATGAATCCGGTCGCCAACATCTTGCGAGCATTGGTGTAGGTCGCTGTTTTGGTGAAGACGCTTTGGTGAATGAAGCAGCTCGTAATGCGTCAGTAATTATGGCAACCGATGGTGTGCTAATGAGCTTGAACAAACAAGATTTCTTTCGTTTGTTGAAAGAGCCACAAGTTGCTTCTGTGACTTTGGAGTCATATGAGGAGCGAATCTCCGCAGGGGCCGTTGCAGTTGATGTTCGCAGCGAAGAAGAATACTCAGAGTTACATTTAAATTCTGCTGTAAATGTCCCTTTGAATTTGTTGGGCATTAAATCTCGTATGCTGGATAAAAATCGGCCTTATATTTTTTACTGTAATACAGGGCGCAGAAGCCGTGCCGCAGCACATTTATTAACGCAGCAAGGCTTTCAGGCATTTGCGTTGGATGATTGTGTTAATTTATTTGCGCAATCGCGTTGGCAAACATTATTGGATGATTCTGCAGATTTCCTGCTGCGCGATGGCATTGCTCAAAAGGGCGTGTAA
- a CDS encoding DUF2845 domain-containing protein — MKVISGFAVCFALLLSHVVKAESLRCNGDIVEVGDAKVDVYRKCGEPVLKDSYCERTPIKIKQSNGNYDLIERCENIDVWTYNPGKGQFWTNLYFSQGRLREMRYGDRVE; from the coding sequence ATGAAAGTGATCAGTGGATTTGCAGTATGTTTTGCCCTGCTCTTGAGTCATGTAGTCAAGGCTGAGTCATTACGCTGTAATGGCGACATTGTGGAAGTAGGCGACGCCAAGGTGGATGTGTATCGCAAATGTGGCGAACCTGTTCTGAAAGATAGTTACTGCGAACGAACGCCAATCAAAATCAAACAATCAAATGGAAATTACGACCTTATAGAGCGCTGTGAAAATATCGACGTGTGGACGTACAATCCCGGCAAAGGCCAGTTTTGGACCAATTTATATTTTTCACAAGGCAGGCTGCGAGAAATGCGCTACGGAGACAGAGTTGAATAA
- the fliS gene encoding flagellar export chaperone FliS — protein sequence MNAYQAAQHYSSVKNQGSVLDASPHRLIQMLFEGALERIAQAKGAMLQNQVARKGELISKAINIVGGLQGSLNDKEGGELAANLEGLYDYIVRRLIKANLSNDPEILDECGRLLGELKSGWDAIAPEVS from the coding sequence ATGAACGCATACCAGGCGGCGCAACACTATTCATCCGTTAAAAACCAAGGCAGCGTTCTGGATGCATCTCCCCACAGGCTTATACAAATGTTGTTTGAGGGTGCGCTTGAGCGTATCGCCCAGGCAAAAGGTGCAATGTTGCAAAACCAGGTTGCGCGCAAAGGTGAATTGATTAGTAAAGCCATCAATATAGTTGGTGGTTTGCAGGGAAGCCTCAACGACAAAGAAGGTGGCGAGCTGGCCGCTAATCTTGAGGGGCTTTACGATTATATAGTTCGTCGGTTAATCAAGGCTAATTTGAGTAATGACCCGGAGATTTTGGATGAATGTGGCCGTCTCTTGGGTGAATTAAAGTCTGGTTGGGATGCCATTGCTCCCGAGGTGTCTTGA